One Mailhella massiliensis DNA segment encodes these proteins:
- a CDS encoding F0F1 ATP synthase subunit epsilon — protein sequence MEGLRLDIVTPDKVVLQEEVDYVGASGVDGEFGVMPDHAAMLSALKIGDLYYRKGGVTGWVFVSGGFAQIADNKVTILAEAAELASDIDVDRAEQARARAEARLADPKPDTDVHRAELALTRAIERLRVARR from the coding sequence ATGGAAGGTCTTCGTCTTGATATCGTCACTCCCGACAAGGTCGTGCTTCAGGAAGAAGTGGACTATGTGGGCGCAAGCGGCGTAGACGGCGAATTCGGCGTCATGCCCGATCATGCGGCCATGCTTTCCGCCCTGAAGATCGGTGATCTCTACTACCGTAAGGGAGGCGTCACCGGCTGGGTTTTCGTATCCGGCGGCTTTGCTCAGATCGCGGACAACAAGGTGACCATTCTCGCGGAAGCCGCGGAACTGGCCTCCGACATCGACGTGGACCGGGCGGAGCAGGCCAGGGCCCGCGCGGAAGCGCGCCTTGCCGATCCGAAGCCCGACACGGACGTGCACCGCGCCGAGCTGGCCCTCACGAGGGCCATCGAACGCCTCCGCGTCGCCAGACGCTAG
- a CDS encoding F0F1 ATP synthase subunit gamma, translating to MPSLKDVKLQIAGVGKTKQITRAMGMVASAKLRGAQNRIERFRPYAEKFGEMLGDLAARTEDAAHPLLQVHKKISSAVIVLLTSDRGLCGGFNVNLISTALELARTRAEAGLAVRFICVGRKGRDAIRKTGYETIESYGDAMGSFDFRLAARLGAKVSQLYESGEADEVYLVYSEFAGMTRQIPTTMELLPVTSSAGKDSGDEVGAAAECLYEPEVGTLLAELLPRYVNVQIYRGLLDNSASENAARMASMDNATRNCDELTNSLTLLYNKTRQAAITNELIDIVGGANAQQSQ from the coding sequence ATGCCTTCGTTGAAAGATGTAAAACTCCAGATAGCTGGCGTCGGCAAGACCAAGCAGATCACGAGGGCCATGGGAATGGTCGCCTCGGCGAAGCTGCGCGGCGCCCAGAACCGCATCGAACGGTTCCGCCCCTACGCGGAAAAGTTCGGCGAGATGCTGGGTGATCTTGCCGCCAGAACGGAAGATGCGGCCCATCCGCTGCTTCAGGTTCACAAGAAGATCTCTTCGGCGGTGATCGTTCTGCTCACCTCCGACAGAGGGCTTTGCGGGGGCTTCAACGTCAATCTGATATCGACGGCGCTCGAACTGGCCCGCACCCGGGCCGAGGCGGGGCTTGCCGTCAGGTTCATCTGCGTGGGCCGCAAGGGCCGCGACGCGATACGCAAGACCGGGTACGAAACCATCGAATCGTACGGCGACGCCATGGGTTCCTTCGACTTCCGTCTGGCGGCCCGTCTCGGCGCGAAGGTGTCGCAGCTTTATGAAAGCGGCGAGGCCGATGAAGTGTACCTTGTGTACAGCGAGTTCGCGGGCATGACCCGCCAGATCCCCACGACCATGGAGCTGCTGCCCGTGACCTCCTCCGCGGGCAAGGACAGCGGGGATGAGGTCGGCGCGGCTGCGGAATGCCTGTATGAACCCGAAGTGGGGACTCTGCTTGCGGAACTGCTGCCCCGCTATGTGAATGTTCAGATCTATCGCGGACTTCTCGACAACTCCGCCAGCGAGAACGCAGCGCGCATGGCCTCCATGGACAACGCCACGCGCAACTGCGACGAACTGACCAATTCTCTGACGCTTCTTTACAACAAGACCCGTCAGGCTGCCATCACCAACGAACTCATCGATATCGTTGGCGGCGCAAATGCGCAGCAAAGCCAGTAG
- a CDS encoding ABC transporter ATP-binding protein: MDNALYLKNIRYSVQDGAGMRRVLDIPELSLPGGTLAGIYGDSGSGKTSLLNILCGLILPDECTGREIRWGKDELCAMPEGARDAWRGRHVGMIFQDFQLFPQLSAMENVLLPATFRRFSLSDELRGRARDLLRRLGIRNLDAEAGVFSRGEQQRVAMARAVLFRPSVLLADEPTASLDRSNAQLVTDELVDLARSEGCTLLVVTHEQILHGRMDVRFRLERGRLLSGLDDDLKVK, translated from the coding sequence ATGGACAACGCCCTTTACCTCAAGAACATCCGCTACAGCGTGCAGGACGGCGCGGGTATGCGCCGCGTGCTGGACATACCGGAGCTTTCCCTTCCCGGCGGCACGCTGGCGGGCATTTACGGCGACTCCGGTTCGGGCAAGACCTCGCTGCTCAACATTCTCTGCGGTCTCATCCTGCCCGACGAGTGCACGGGCAGGGAAATCCGCTGGGGAAAGGATGAGCTCTGCGCCATGCCCGAGGGCGCGCGCGATGCCTGGCGCGGGCGGCACGTAGGCATGATTTTTCAGGACTTTCAGCTTTTTCCCCAGCTCTCCGCCATGGAAAACGTGCTTCTGCCCGCCACGTTCCGCCGTTTTTCTCTTTCCGATGAGCTGCGCGGGCGGGCGCGGGACCTGCTCCGTCGGCTCGGCATACGCAATCTCGATGCGGAAGCGGGCGTTTTTTCCCGGGGGGAACAGCAGCGTGTGGCCATGGCGCGCGCCGTGCTGTTTCGTCCCTCGGTGCTTCTTGCGGACGAACCTACGGCCAGCCTGGACCGCAGCAACGCGCAGCTCGTCACCGACGAACTGGTGGATCTGGCCCGTTCGGAAGGCTGCACCCTCCTTGTGGTCACCCACGAGCAGATTCTGCACGGCAGAATGGACGTGCGTTTCCGCCTGGAACGGGGGCGTCTTCTCTCCGGGCTGGATGACGATCTGAAGGTAAAATAG
- a CDS encoding OmpH family outer membrane protein, which produces MRRVFLLLAAMAVTMFSFSVAEAARVPDVVSVDMQYLISESQPGKQAEAHLKKVREVLQKGFDKLRDAHKKDSEEERNKVYAQGLAVLNRQMEVERQAAMRVVHEVVVEEVEKWRKKNGVSLVIARSMVVAGDWSKADYTKTILTQVNRRKVKFADLPTVTIKEEGKSEGRKGRR; this is translated from the coding sequence ATGCGCAGAGTTTTCTTGTTGCTGGCGGCGATGGCCGTAACCATGTTTTCCTTTTCCGTTGCCGAAGCGGCCCGGGTACCGGACGTGGTTTCGGTGGACATGCAGTACCTTATTTCGGAATCCCAGCCCGGCAAGCAGGCCGAAGCGCATCTCAAGAAGGTGCGCGAGGTGCTTCAGAAGGGCTTCGACAAGCTGCGCGACGCCCATAAAAAGGATTCCGAGGAGGAACGGAACAAGGTCTATGCCCAGGGGCTTGCCGTGCTGAACCGTCAGATGGAAGTGGAACGCCAGGCCGCCATGCGCGTGGTGCACGAGGTCGTGGTGGAGGAAGTGGAAAAGTGGCGCAAGAAGAACGGCGTGTCCCTGGTCATTGCGCGGAGCATGGTGGTTGCCGGAGACTGGAGCAAGGCCGACTACACCAAAACCATTCTTACCCAGGTGAACAGGCGCAAGGTGAAATTCGCCGACCTGCCCACCGTGACCATTAAAGAAGAAGGCAAGTCCGAAGGCCGGAAGGGCAGGCGCTAG
- the atpA gene encoding F0F1 ATP synthase subunit alpha yields the protein MHIKAEEIGKIIEEQIRNYDQHVEMSETGTVMYVGDGIARVYGVRNAMSMELLEFPGGLMGMVLNLEEDNVGVALLGDDTDIKEGDPVRRTGRIFSVPVGPAVAGRVLNPLGQPLDGLGPVESTEIRPVELKAPGIMQRKSVHEPMVTGIKAIDAITPIGRGQRELIIGDRQVGKTAICVDAILAQKGTGVHCFYVAIGQKKSTVALVAETLRQHGAMEYTTIVSASASESAPLQYIAAYSGCTMAEYYRDNGEHALIIYDDLSKQAVAYRQMSLLLRRPPGREAFPGDVFYLHSRLLERAAKLSDELGAGSLTALPVIETQAGDVSAYIPTNVISITDGQVFLETNLFNAGIRPAINVGISVSRVGGAAQIKAMKQVAGSLRLDLAHYREMAAFAQFGSDLDKDTKAILDRGARMTELLKQPQYHPMPTEEQVASIFAASRGFLDDIEVKDVLPFEAGLLEMLRTEKPDILADIRDRKKLDDDLEARLSAAIKEFKVSFKARG from the coding sequence TGTACGGCGTGCGGAATGCCATGTCCATGGAACTGCTGGAGTTTCCCGGCGGGCTCATGGGCATGGTGCTCAACCTCGAAGAAGACAACGTCGGCGTCGCGCTTCTCGGTGACGACACCGACATCAAGGAAGGCGACCCCGTCAGGCGCACCGGCCGGATTTTCTCCGTGCCCGTCGGCCCTGCCGTGGCAGGTCGCGTGCTGAACCCCCTGGGCCAGCCTCTGGACGGCCTGGGACCGGTGGAAAGCACGGAAATCCGTCCCGTGGAGCTCAAGGCTCCCGGCATCATGCAGCGCAAGAGCGTTCACGAACCCATGGTCACGGGCATCAAGGCCATCGACGCCATCACGCCCATCGGCCGCGGCCAGCGTGAACTCATCATCGGCGACCGCCAGGTGGGCAAGACCGCCATCTGCGTGGACGCCATCCTCGCCCAGAAGGGCACGGGCGTGCACTGCTTCTACGTGGCCATCGGCCAGAAGAAGTCCACCGTGGCTCTGGTGGCGGAAACCCTGCGTCAGCACGGCGCCATGGAATACACCACCATCGTGTCCGCCTCCGCCTCGGAATCCGCGCCTCTGCAGTACATCGCCGCGTATTCCGGCTGCACCATGGCCGAATACTACCGCGACAACGGCGAGCACGCCCTCATCATCTACGACGACCTTTCCAAGCAGGCCGTGGCCTATCGCCAGATGTCCCTGCTGCTCCGTCGTCCTCCGGGACGTGAAGCCTTCCCCGGCGACGTGTTCTACCTGCATTCCCGTCTGCTGGAACGCGCTGCGAAGCTCAGCGACGAACTCGGCGCGGGTTCTCTGACGGCTCTGCCCGTCATCGAAACGCAGGCCGGCGACGTGTCCGCCTACATTCCCACCAACGTGATTTCCATCACCGACGGTCAGGTCTTCCTGGAAACGAACCTGTTCAACGCCGGTATCCGCCCGGCCATCAACGTGGGCATCTCCGTTTCCCGCGTGGGTGGCGCCGCGCAGATCAAGGCCATGAAGCAGGTGGCCGGTTCTCTGCGTCTGGACCTTGCCCATTACCGCGAAATGGCGGCCTTCGCCCAGTTCGGCTCCGACCTGGACAAGGACACCAAGGCCATTCTCGATCGCGGCGCCCGCATGACGGAGCTGCTCAAGCAGCCTCAGTATCATCCCATGCCCACGGAAGAGCAGGTGGCCTCCATCTTCGCCGCTTCCCGCGGTTTCCTGGATGACATCGAGGTGAAGGACGTGCTTCCCTTCGAAGCCGGCCTTCTGGAAATGCTTCGCACCGAGAAGCCCGATATCCTCGCCGATATCCGCGATCGCAAGAAGCTGGATGATGATCTCGAAGCCCGTCTTTCCGCGGCCATCAAAGAGTTCAAGGTATCCTTCAAGGCGCGGGGGTAA
- a CDS encoding alkaline phosphatase — MKITSIMPLFLGMALFSATAQAAPAIYPVDTARFLGGAKFDFKVEFDRELKEADASVLINGKSVADVFGTKPEFIKNEEGKGSAILLRNVTLKPGKYTVTAKDGKEEARAKWDVYGTPEKAEAKNVILLIADGLSMGHRTGARLLSKGVTNGMYNGYLSMDTLPYTGMLGTCSVDSIAADSANTASAYMTGHKSSVNAIGVYADRTKDPFDDPRQETIAEILRRKTNKSIGIVSDAEIEDATPAAVVSHTRKRSEKAAIVGMFADIRPEVLIGGGSAYFLPRTVPGSKRKDEKDYVEDFRKAGYSLATTRTELLKVMEKTPDRLLGLFHTGNLDGALDRKQLKKGTVSKFPDQPDLTDSMDAALKVLSKNPNGFFLMLEAGLVDKYTHPLDWERAIYDTIMFDKVVAKAQAFCDANPDTLLIVTGDHTHALSIIGTVDDNLPGELMRDKVGIYAAAGYPNYKDADGDGYPDDVNVSKRLAAFIGNYPDHYETYRPKIDGPFVPAVKDENGHYIANAAYKDIPGAQFVPGNLPRTESTGVHAIDDLVVGARGPNADQIHGFMNSTEIFRIMAEAMALGK, encoded by the coding sequence ATGAAAATCACCTCGATCATGCCGCTGTTCCTCGGCATGGCGCTTTTCTCGGCCACGGCGCAGGCTGCGCCCGCCATCTATCCCGTCGATACCGCCCGTTTCCTGGGCGGCGCGAAGTTCGACTTCAAGGTGGAGTTCGACAGGGAACTGAAAGAGGCCGACGCCAGCGTGCTCATCAACGGCAAAAGCGTGGCCGACGTGTTCGGCACGAAGCCGGAATTCATTAAAAACGAGGAAGGCAAGGGTTCGGCCATCCTGCTGCGCAACGTGACCCTGAAGCCCGGCAAGTACACCGTCACCGCGAAGGACGGCAAGGAAGAAGCCCGGGCGAAGTGGGACGTGTACGGCACGCCGGAAAAGGCCGAGGCGAAAAACGTCATTCTGCTCATTGCCGACGGTTTGAGCATGGGCCACAGAACCGGCGCGCGTCTGCTCTCCAAGGGCGTGACCAACGGCATGTACAACGGTTATCTTTCCATGGATACGCTGCCCTACACCGGTATGCTCGGCACCTGCAGCGTGGATTCCATTGCGGCGGACTCCGCCAACACCGCTTCCGCCTACATGACGGGCCACAAGTCCAGCGTGAACGCCATCGGCGTGTATGCCGACCGTACCAAGGACCCCTTCGACGATCCCCGTCAGGAAACCATCGCTGAAATTCTGCGCCGTAAGACCAACAAGTCCATCGGTATCGTTTCCGACGCCGAAATAGAAGACGCCACCCCCGCCGCCGTGGTTTCCCACACGCGCAAGCGTTCCGAAAAGGCGGCCATCGTGGGCATGTTCGCCGACATCCGCCCCGAAGTGCTCATCGGCGGCGGTTCCGCCTACTTCCTGCCCCGCACGGTTCCCGGTTCCAAGCGCAAGGATGAAAAGGACTATGTGGAAGATTTCCGCAAGGCGGGCTACAGCCTTGCCACCACGCGCACGGAACTTCTGAAGGTCATGGAAAAAACGCCCGACCGTCTGCTCGGCCTCTTCCATACCGGCAACCTCGACGGCGCTCTGGACAGAAAGCAGCTCAAGAAGGGCACCGTGTCCAAGTTCCCCGATCAGCCCGACCTCACGGATTCCATGGACGCCGCCCTCAAGGTGCTTTCCAAGAATCCCAACGGGTTCTTCCTCATGCTGGAAGCCGGCCTCGTGGACAAGTACACCCATCCGCTCGACTGGGAACGCGCCATTTACGATACCATCATGTTCGATAAGGTGGTGGCCAAGGCTCAGGCCTTCTGCGATGCCAACCCCGATACGCTCCTCATCGTTACCGGCGACCACACCCATGCCCTCAGCATCATCGGTACCGTGGACGACAACCTTCCCGGCGAACTCATGCGCGACAAGGTGGGCATCTACGCGGCCGCGGGCTATCCCAACTACAAGGATGCCGACGGCGACGGCTACCCCGACGATGTGAACGTGTCCAAGCGCCTTGCCGCCTTCATCGGCAACTACCCCGACCATTACGAAACCTACCGCCCCAAGATCGACGGTCCCTTCGTGCCCGCGGTCAAGGATGAGAACGGCCACTACATCGCGAACGCCGCCTACAAGGACATTCCCGGAGCGCAGTTCGTGCCCGGCAACCTGCCCCGCACGGAATCCACCGGCGTACATGCCATCGACGACCTCGTGGTGGGGGCGAGAGGCCCGAACGCCGACCAGATTCACGGCTTCATGAACAGCACGGAAATCTTCCGCATCATGGCCGAAGCCATGGCTCTCGGCAAGTGA
- the atpD gene encoding F0F1 ATP synthase subunit beta, translated as MTANKGHIVQVIGAVVDVAFPEGKLPNILNALEINNVNNPNATDLVCEVAQHLGNNVVRTIAMDSTDGLVRGMEVVDTGKPIMTPVGKAAIGRILNVVGKPVDGLGPIETDKYFPIHRPAPAFTDLNTKVELLETGIKVVDLLIPFPKGGKIGLFGGAGVGKTVILMEMINNIAKQHGGNSVFAGVGERTREGNDLYGELKEAGVLERAVLVYGQMNEPPGARARVALTALACAEYFRDEEHQDVLLFIDNIFRFTQAGSEVSALLGRMPSAVGYQPTLGTDLGGLQERITSTSAGSITSVQAVYVPADDLTDPAPATTFAHLDGTLVLNRSIAELGIYPAVDPLDSTSRILDPNVVGTEHYSVARRVQQVLQKYKDLQDIIAILGMDELSDEDKMTVARARRIQRFLSQPFHVAEVFSGIPGVYVKLEDTIKGFKGLLEGEYDYLSETDVFNVGSIDMAIEKYNKRQQA; from the coding sequence ATGACAGCAAACAAAGGCCATATTGTACAGGTCATCGGCGCTGTTGTGGACGTGGCTTTCCCCGAGGGAAAGCTGCCGAACATCCTCAACGCGCTTGAGATCAATAATGTCAACAACCCCAACGCCACGGACCTCGTCTGCGAAGTCGCCCAGCATCTGGGCAACAACGTGGTGCGTACCATCGCCATGGACAGCACCGACGGTCTGGTCCGCGGCATGGAAGTGGTCGATACCGGCAAGCCCATCATGACGCCTGTGGGCAAGGCCGCCATCGGCCGCATCCTGAACGTGGTGGGCAAGCCCGTGGACGGTCTCGGACCCATCGAGACGGACAAGTACTTCCCCATCCACCGTCCCGCTCCCGCCTTCACCGACCTGAACACCAAGGTGGAGCTGCTGGAAACCGGCATCAAGGTCGTGGACCTGCTCATTCCCTTCCCCAAGGGCGGCAAGATCGGCCTCTTCGGCGGCGCCGGCGTGGGCAAGACGGTTATCCTCATGGAGATGATCAACAACATCGCCAAGCAGCACGGCGGCAACTCCGTGTTCGCCGGCGTGGGTGAACGTACCCGTGAAGGTAACGACCTCTACGGCGAACTCAAGGAAGCCGGGGTTCTGGAGCGTGCCGTGCTTGTCTACGGCCAGATGAACGAGCCCCCGGGAGCCCGTGCCCGCGTGGCCCTCACCGCCCTTGCCTGCGCCGAGTACTTCCGTGATGAAGAACATCAGGACGTGCTGCTCTTCATCGACAACATCTTCCGCTTCACGCAGGCGGGTTCCGAAGTGTCCGCCCTTCTGGGCCGTATGCCTTCGGCCGTGGGTTATCAGCCCACCCTGGGCACCGACCTCGGCGGTCTGCAGGAACGCATCACCTCCACCTCCGCAGGTTCCATCACCTCCGTGCAGGCCGTGTACGTTCCCGCCGACGACCTTACCGACCCGGCTCCCGCCACCACCTTCGCCCACCTGGACGGCACGCTGGTGCTCAACCGTTCCATCGCCGAACTGGGTATCTACCCGGCCGTGGACCCGCTTGACTCCACCTCCCGCATCCTCGACCCGAACGTGGTCGGCACGGAACACTATTCCGTGGCCCGCCGTGTTCAGCAGGTGCTGCAGAAGTACAAGGACCTTCAGGACATCATCGCCATCCTCGGTATGGACGAACTGTCCGACGAGGACAAGATGACCGTGGCCCGCGCCCGCCGCATCCAGCGCTTCCTTTCCCAGCCCTTCCATGTGGCGGAAGTGTTCTCCGGCATTCCCGGCGTGTATGTGAAACTGGAAGATACCATCAAGGGCTTCAAGGGGCTGCTTGAAGGCGAATACGACTATCTCTCCGAGACGGACGTGTTCAACGTGGGCAGCATCGACATGGCCATTGAAAAGTACAACAAGCGTCAGCAGGCATAA
- a CDS encoding FtsX-like permease family protein: MNPFLFLRGEFRRSWGGALALALVLAFAGSLSPAVSMMERAIRSGMAESADAFDLLVGAKGSAVDLVLGAVYLRPEALSLLPEGTLEEVKARGGVRWAAPLAFGDRWRDCPIAGTSSELVNLGGKRPLASGRMFLTPEEAVVGAGVPLKEGDTFAPSHGSVAEAALDGEGASSHAHDHLFRVVGRMPATGTPWDRAIVVPIEALWNMHGAGAGRSSVVVVKPVTVADAYRLRASLNGRDTQAVFSGEVLTRLFSTLEDMHNVMLMLTFAAQAAALAAALVSGFFAVAMRVKSLALLRALGASHAFLALSVWLMVAGILFAGCLLGLGLGCAMASAAAMWIQAETGVALTVALSAKECLAALAAFGCGCVAAALPAYFACRRTAGELLRSA; the protein is encoded by the coding sequence ATGAATCCTTTTCTTTTCCTGCGCGGCGAGTTCCGCCGTTCCTGGGGCGGCGCGCTGGCGCTTGCCCTGGTGCTGGCCTTTGCCGGAAGTCTCAGCCCCGCCGTTTCCATGATGGAGCGGGCCATACGCTCCGGCATGGCCGAATCCGCCGATGCCTTCGATCTGCTGGTGGGGGCCAAAGGCAGCGCCGTGGATCTGGTGCTCGGCGCGGTGTACCTCAGGCCGGAAGCGCTTTCCCTTCTGCCGGAAGGCACGCTGGAGGAGGTAAAGGCCCGCGGCGGCGTGCGCTGGGCCGCGCCGCTTGCCTTCGGGGACCGCTGGCGCGACTGCCCCATTGCGGGAACCTCTTCCGAGCTGGTCAATCTGGGCGGCAAACGGCCCCTTGCCTCCGGCCGCATGTTTCTTACCCCCGAAGAGGCCGTGGTGGGGGCGGGCGTTCCCCTGAAGGAAGGCGACACCTTCGCTCCGAGTCACGGCAGCGTGGCCGAAGCCGCGCTGGACGGGGAGGGGGCATCCTCCCATGCCCACGACCATCTGTTCCGTGTGGTGGGCAGAATGCCCGCCACCGGCACCCCGTGGGACAGGGCCATCGTCGTTCCCATAGAGGCGCTCTGGAACATGCACGGCGCAGGAGCGGGCCGCTCTTCCGTGGTGGTGGTCAAGCCCGTCACCGTGGCGGATGCCTACCGTCTGCGCGCCTCCCTGAACGGGCGCGACACGCAGGCCGTGTTTTCCGGCGAGGTGCTCACCCGGCTTTTCAGCACGCTGGAAGACATGCACAACGTCATGCTCATGCTCACCTTTGCCGCGCAGGCCGCCGCCCTTGCCGCGGCGCTGGTCTCGGGCTTCTTTGCCGTGGCCATGCGCGTGAAGTCTCTGGCGCTTCTGCGCGCGCTGGGGGCCTCCCACGCGTTTCTCGCCCTGAGCGTGTGGCTCATGGTGGCCGGTATTCTGTTTGCGGGCTGCCTGCTCGGTCTCGGTCTCGGCTGCGCCATGGCTTCCGCCGCCGCCATGTGGATACAGGCGGAAACCGGGGTGGCGCTTACCGTGGCGCTTTCCGCAAAGGAATGCCTTGCCGCGCTTGCGGCCTTCGGCTGCGGCTGCGTGGCCGCAGCGCTTCCCGCATATTTCGCCTGCCGCCGTACCGCCGGCGAACTGCTGCGTTCGGCGTAA
- a CDS encoding DUF3467 domain-containing protein: protein MSEEQKIGLHVESAAIRTSYANSFQARYAEGEIFLNCGVSRMEPSTDASLAGNLVVEMQDRIAMTPHSAKRLVATLIRTLQEYEGRFGPIDAPAPAEPKNEA, encoded by the coding sequence ATGTCTGAAGAGCAGAAAATCGGTCTTCATGTGGAATCGGCCGCCATCCGTACTTCCTACGCCAATTCCTTCCAGGCACGCTATGCGGAAGGGGAAATTTTTCTGAACTGCGGGGTGAGCCGCATGGAGCCTTCTACCGATGCCTCTCTGGCCGGAAATCTGGTGGTGGAAATGCAGGACCGCATCGCCATGACGCCGCACAGCGCCAAGCGCCTTGTGGCCACGCTCATCCGTACCCTTCAGGAATATGAAGGCCGTTTCGGTCCCATTGATGCCCCGGCCCCCGCAGAGCCGAAGAACGAAGCCTGA